From a region of the Leptospira kmetyi serovar Malaysia str. Bejo-Iso9 genome:
- a CDS encoding aldo/keto reductase, which produces MKQRKLGNQGPLVSEIGLGCMGMSDFYGTKETRDRAESLRTIHAALDAGINLLNTGDFYGIGHNELLIAEALKTVSNKPLISVKFGAMRTPQGGFTGYDARPNAVKNFAAYSLTRLGVEAIDIYQPSRVDPTVPIEDTVGAIKELIEEGKVRYLGLSEANPENIRRAHKIHPVTALEIEYSLATRLIEKEILSTARELGIGIVAYGVLSRGLLSGKISGALETGDFRSHSPRFMGKNLESNLEQVNVLQELAKEKNCSPAQLAIAWVLRQGNDIVPLIGSTRTSSLKENLGAISIELSKEELKRISDSFPDGSFQGERYPAFQMQTVAK; this is translated from the coding sequence ATGAAGCAAAGAAAACTAGGAAATCAAGGTCCTCTCGTTTCGGAAATCGGACTGGGTTGTATGGGAATGTCGGACTTCTACGGGACCAAGGAAACCCGGGACAGGGCCGAAAGTCTCCGTACGATTCACGCCGCTCTCGACGCGGGAATCAATCTTCTCAACACCGGCGACTTTTACGGAATCGGTCACAACGAACTTTTGATCGCAGAAGCGTTAAAAACCGTTTCGAACAAACCTCTGATCAGCGTGAAGTTCGGCGCGATGAGAACTCCGCAAGGCGGATTCACCGGATACGACGCAAGACCGAACGCGGTGAAGAATTTTGCGGCGTATTCTTTGACAAGACTCGGAGTGGAAGCGATCGACATCTATCAACCCTCGCGCGTCGATCCAACCGTTCCGATCGAAGACACGGTGGGCGCGATCAAAGAACTTATCGAAGAAGGAAAGGTGCGTTATCTCGGTTTGTCCGAAGCGAATCCGGAGAACATAAGACGCGCGCATAAAATTCATCCTGTGACCGCTCTCGAAATCGAATACTCGCTCGCGACAAGATTGATCGAAAAGGAGATTCTTTCGACGGCGCGGGAACTCGGAATCGGAATCGTCGCTTACGGAGTTTTATCCAGAGGACTTCTTTCCGGAAAAATTTCGGGCGCGTTGGAAACGGGAGATTTTAGATCCCATTCTCCCCGCTTTATGGGAAAAAACCTTGAATCCAATTTGGAGCAAGTCAATGTGCTTCAAGAACTCGCAAAGGAAAAAAACTGCAGTCCCGCACAACTCGCCATCGCTTGGGTGCTTCGTCAAGGAAACGATATCGTTCCTTTGATCGGCTCCACAAGAACGAGTAGCTTGAAAGAAAACTTAGGAGCGATCTCCATCGAACTTTCCAAGGAAGAATTAAAAAGAATCTCCGATTCTTTTCCGGACGGTTCGTTTCAAGGAGAACGTTATCCGGCCTTTCAGATGCAGACCGTAGCCAAATGA
- a CDS encoding TetR/AcrR family transcriptional regulator has translation MPRTGLTPEELYNKALDSTEEEIRKNGVERLKLTDIARELKVSHAALYKFFSDKQSLLDEVSKRWLDRIDRELEKISKKDAPVEAILSEWFMTLHLMKREKVLSDPRLFNAFNLSAEKTRPFVVSHLTHMDVLLTELVDKGISSGIFFCSNAKEGARILFEGTASFHHPRLVLESIDQDRREALNALLRTLIAGLKTKNP, from the coding sequence ATGCCCAGAACAGGCTTAACGCCGGAAGAACTTTATAACAAGGCGCTCGATTCTACGGAAGAAGAAATCCGAAAGAACGGAGTCGAGCGTCTTAAGCTGACGGACATCGCAAGGGAACTCAAGGTAAGTCACGCCGCTTTGTATAAATTCTTTTCGGACAAACAGTCCCTTCTGGACGAGGTTTCCAAAAGATGGTTGGATCGAATCGACCGCGAGCTGGAAAAAATTTCCAAGAAGGACGCGCCCGTCGAGGCGATTCTTTCCGAATGGTTCATGACCTTGCATTTGATGAAACGCGAAAAAGTCTTATCGGATCCGAGACTTTTCAACGCGTTCAATCTTTCCGCGGAAAAAACGAGACCCTTCGTGGTTTCCCATCTCACTCACATGGACGTGTTGCTTACCGAACTGGTCGATAAGGGAATTTCCTCGGGAATCTTTTTTTGTTCGAACGCAAAGGAAGGCGCGAGAATTCTTTTTGAAGGAACTGCTTCGTTCCACCATCCGCGTTTGGTTTTGGAATCGATCGACCAAGATCGCAGAGAAGCGTTAAACGCGCTTCTAAGAACACTGATCGCCGGATTGAAAACGAAAAACCCCTGA
- a CDS encoding serine hydrolase domain-containing protein: protein MRIWLFLIWIGLILSCASVGHEGEVALKSTVRSFAPKQLDRTPFEGFAIALPEEAGLDSAPLLRLSKSIREEGIEVRSLLIFKDGKLVMERYAGGVTRNHNHSVYSVTKTVTSTLLGILNFEGILKNVDEPVMNSLRSLGNLPFPLIEGKESLKLRDVLHMASGMRWSEFPERDDIRTAEDPLVIALLPEVKDKPGTKFDYSNGDSQLAAAVLENKAGTTLLHFAEKTLFSWLDFKGYEWYTSPSGRQTAGFGLRLKPVDMLKLGILYLDNGNYRGKKILKPEWIKQALQPGAGQHYGYQLWTHQFEGKKTFMANGKGSQFVYVIPHRRMVIVTTSAIWDKPISFLLDKILASVKESLDSKDKKKNPEKEAEFLKEIHEASITIGNAALWKDLDEPHLIHHSKH, encoded by the coding sequence ATGAGAATTTGGCTTTTTCTAATTTGGATCGGATTGATTCTTTCCTGCGCCTCCGTCGGTCACGAGGGAGAAGTCGCTTTAAAAAGTACGGTTCGTTCTTTTGCACCGAAACAGCTCGATCGTACTCCGTTCGAAGGATTTGCGATCGCACTTCCCGAAGAAGCCGGTTTGGATTCCGCGCCCTTACTTCGTTTATCAAAATCGATTCGTGAAGAAGGAATCGAGGTTCGTTCCCTATTGATTTTTAAAGACGGAAAACTCGTCATGGAACGTTATGCGGGAGGTGTGACCCGCAATCACAATCACAGCGTTTATTCGGTTACAAAAACCGTAACGTCCACGTTACTCGGCATCTTAAACTTCGAAGGAATTCTCAAAAACGTGGACGAACCCGTAATGAACTCTTTGCGTTCTCTCGGCAATCTTCCCTTTCCTTTGATCGAAGGTAAGGAATCCCTCAAGCTCAGAGACGTTCTCCACATGGCGTCGGGAATGCGTTGGTCCGAGTTCCCCGAAAGAGACGATATCAGAACGGCCGAAGATCCGCTCGTCATCGCGTTGTTACCCGAAGTGAAGGATAAACCCGGAACGAAGTTCGATTATAGCAACGGAGATTCTCAACTGGCTGCGGCCGTTTTGGAAAACAAAGCGGGTACGACCCTTCTTCATTTTGCGGAGAAGACTTTGTTCTCTTGGCTCGACTTCAAGGGTTACGAATGGTACACTTCTCCATCGGGAAGACAAACGGCCGGATTCGGTTTGAGACTCAAGCCCGTGGATATGTTGAAGCTCGGGATCTTATACTTGGACAACGGAAATTATAGGGGCAAAAAAATTCTCAAACCCGAATGGATCAAACAAGCGCTCCAACCCGGAGCCGGACAGCACTACGGTTATCAACTTTGGACGCATCAGTTCGAAGGTAAAAAAACGTTTATGGCGAACGGAAAAGGAAGTCAGTTCGTGTATGTGATTCCTCACAGAAGAATGGTGATCGTAACCACTTCCGCGATCTGGGACAAGCCGATCAGTTTTCTTTTGGATAAGATTCTCGCGAGCGTAAAGGAATCCTTGGATTCTAAGGATAAGAAAAAAAATCCGGAAAAGGAAGCGGAGTTCCTAAAGGAAATCCACGAGGCATCGATCACGATCGGCAACGCCGCGCTCTGGAAGGATTTGGACGAACCTCACCTGATTCATCATTCGAAACATTAG
- a CDS encoding LIC_10730 family protein — protein MNSKFVLHSFLICLLTISIVNVNCLVRVDWDNPNQKPVKKAPSPDAFPTAEDANLTQVERARLIREGKRIGLSPEGLELVHGQSSGYSYENACTQLLAKCQTNCMEEWYPFTSIFLPVIGYRSAKQRQCMDRCNQFCKLPSRILSGETSTTPTTPGPQSQ, from the coding sequence ATGAACTCCAAGTTCGTTCTTCATTCTTTTTTGATCTGTCTTTTGACGATCTCGATCGTAAACGTAAACTGTTTGGTGCGAGTCGATTGGGACAATCCGAATCAGAAGCCCGTTAAAAAGGCCCCTTCTCCCGATGCGTTTCCCACGGCCGAAGACGCCAACCTAACGCAGGTCGAACGAGCGCGATTGATCCGAGAAGGAAAAAGAATCGGCCTTTCACCCGAAGGACTCGAACTCGTTCACGGTCAGAGCTCCGGTTATTCTTACGAGAACGCGTGCACGCAACTTTTAGCGAAGTGTCAGACGAATTGTATGGAAGAATGGTATCCGTTCACTTCGATCTTTCTTCCGGTGATCGGCTACAGAAGCGCCAAACAAAGACAGTGTATGGATCGTTGTAATCAATTCTGCAAACTTCCGAGCAGAATACTTTCCGGCGAAACGAGCACCACACCCACGACTCCCGGCCCGCAATCTCAATGA
- the cutA gene encoding divalent-cation tolerance protein CutA, giving the protein MSSSNEIIVFTTLSDRDLAEIQISEMLQEGIIISGTIFPEVTLMYQWDGKIAMDTENKIMIKARSDQYPKIEEYIMKHHPYLAPEVIKLDVSFGSDNYRKFIKAKIEKAG; this is encoded by the coding sequence ATGTCCAGTTCAAACGAGATTATCGTATTTACAACTCTGAGCGATCGGGATCTTGCTGAAATTCAGATTTCCGAGATGTTGCAGGAAGGAATCATCATTTCGGGAACGATTTTTCCCGAAGTTACCCTGATGTATCAATGGGATGGAAAGATCGCGATGGATACCGAAAACAAAATCATGATCAAAGCGAGATCCGATCAGTATCCGAAAATCGAGGAATACATCATGAAACATCATCCGTATCTCGCACCCGAGGTGATTAAGTTGGACGTAAGTTTCGGTTCGGATAACTACCGTAAGTTTATCAAGGCCAAAATCGAAAAGGCGGGATAA
- a CDS encoding rhomboid family intramembrane serine protease, whose product MVTILICLVTFGMSVWCFASEEKLGKFILTPYRLERNKNYYTLLTSGFIHADWMHLIFNMVSFYSFGRNLEITVGPIKFVLFYLGTILITSVISWRKNLDNPLYATLGASGGVCGVLFATILFYPNMSLYMMFIPIPIPGAIYAVLYLAYTYFSSRSGAADGINHDAHLWGALCGIAFALLMDPEILGRVLKNISGAGD is encoded by the coding sequence TTGGTCACAATACTCATCTGTCTCGTCACGTTCGGTATGAGCGTTTGGTGTTTCGCATCCGAAGAAAAACTCGGTAAGTTCATTCTTACCCCGTATCGTTTGGAAAGAAATAAGAACTATTACACTCTTCTTACGTCCGGTTTTATCCACGCGGATTGGATGCATCTCATCTTCAATATGGTTTCGTTTTATTCTTTCGGCAGAAATTTGGAAATCACCGTGGGTCCGATCAAATTCGTTCTTTTTTATCTTGGAACGATTCTGATCACGAGCGTCATTTCCTGGAGAAAGAATCTGGACAATCCCCTCTACGCCACGTTAGGCGCTTCCGGCGGAGTCTGCGGCGTTTTGTTCGCGACCATTCTTTTTTATCCGAATATGTCCTTGTATATGATGTTTATACCGATTCCGATTCCCGGCGCGATCTACGCGGTCTTGTATCTCGCATACACCTATTTCTCCTCGAGAAGCGGAGCGGCGGACGGAATCAATCACGACGCCCATCTTTGGGGTGCGTTATGCGGAATCGCGTTTGCACTTTTGATGGACCCGGAAATTTTGGGAAGAGTTCTGAAGAATATTTCCGGCGCCGGAGATTGA
- the uvrB gene encoding excinuclease ABC subunit UvrB → MASVFKIHSAYQPAGDQVKAIESIAGSFQKGEDKVTLVGVTGSGKTFTMAQVIQNLGLPTLVLSHNKTLAAQLFREFKEFFPENAVEYFVSYYDYYQPEAYVPSSDTFIEKDSSINEEIDKLRLRATSSLLEREDVVIVSSVSCIYGLGSPEEYTNSVVALKVGDTVERDAVIRKLLHIQYNRNDIDFSRGNFRVRGDSIEIYPAYHTDGIRIEFFGDEIDSISRINPVTAQTILKLEKAYIYPAKHFITSGPKVKEAVENIRAEVEAQADFFRKNNKLLEAERITSRTNYDLEMLQEMGYCNGIENYSRHLTGRKAGERPACLIDYFQGEFLLIVDESHVTIPQIGGMFAGDKARKQTLVDFGFRLPSALDNRPLNFQEFESLTPKTLYVSATPAEYEFEKSTKIVEQIIRPTGLLDPIVEVRPTKNQIEDLLVEIRKRIDAGERVLVTTLTKKMSEDLTDYYEEIGLKVAYLHSEVETLDRVAIIRDLRKGIYDVLIGINLLREGLDIPEVSLVAILDADKEGFLRNYKSLIQTIGRAARNVNGTAILYADKTTDSMTKAIDETMRRRKIQEEHNLKFGITPLTIKKEVADIIEREEKEQTSEDLILEDVEKKFNSKKFPNKEELKDKLREEMLKAAKDLDFERAAILRDKMMSIQTGDASAEN, encoded by the coding sequence ATGGCATCCGTTTTTAAAATTCATTCCGCTTACCAACCCGCAGGGGATCAGGTTAAGGCGATCGAAAGCATCGCCGGTTCCTTTCAAAAGGGAGAGGACAAGGTGACTCTTGTGGGAGTCACGGGCTCGGGTAAAACCTTTACGATGGCCCAGGTGATTCAGAATCTCGGGCTTCCCACCCTGGTCTTGTCGCATAACAAAACTTTGGCGGCGCAGCTCTTCCGAGAATTTAAGGAATTCTTTCCCGAAAACGCGGTCGAGTATTTCGTTTCCTATTACGATTATTACCAACCCGAAGCCTACGTTCCTTCCTCGGATACGTTTATCGAAAAGGACAGTTCCATCAACGAGGAGATCGACAAACTTCGGTTACGCGCGACTTCTTCCCTGTTGGAAAGAGAGGACGTAGTCATCGTCAGTTCCGTTTCTTGTATCTACGGTTTGGGTTCTCCGGAAGAATATACGAATTCCGTTGTCGCATTAAAAGTAGGGGACACGGTCGAAAGGGACGCGGTCATTCGCAAACTTCTTCATATCCAATACAACCGGAACGACATAGATTTTTCGAGAGGAAACTTCCGCGTGCGCGGGGATTCGATCGAAATTTATCCCGCGTATCACACCGACGGAATCCGGATCGAATTTTTCGGGGACGAGATCGATTCGATCAGCAGGATCAATCCCGTGACCGCACAAACGATTCTTAAATTAGAAAAAGCTTATATATATCCGGCCAAACACTTCATCACTTCCGGTCCGAAGGTCAAGGAAGCGGTGGAGAATATACGCGCCGAAGTCGAAGCGCAGGCTGACTTTTTTAGAAAGAACAACAAACTTCTCGAAGCCGAAAGAATCACCTCCAGAACGAATTACGATCTGGAAATGCTTCAGGAGATGGGTTACTGCAACGGAATCGAAAACTATTCCAGACATCTCACGGGAAGAAAGGCCGGAGAACGCCCCGCATGTCTCATCGATTATTTTCAGGGAGAATTTTTACTGATCGTAGACGAGTCCCACGTTACCATTCCTCAGATCGGAGGAATGTTCGCGGGAGACAAGGCCCGCAAACAAACGTTAGTCGACTTCGGCTTTCGTCTGCCGAGCGCGCTCGACAACAGACCTCTCAACTTTCAAGAGTTCGAATCTTTGACTCCGAAAACTCTGTATGTTTCCGCTACTCCCGCCGAATACGAGTTCGAAAAAAGCACGAAGATCGTGGAACAGATCATCCGTCCTACGGGGCTTTTGGATCCGATCGTGGAAGTGCGTCCTACGAAAAATCAGATCGAAGATTTGCTCGTTGAAATTCGCAAGAGAATCGACGCCGGTGAGCGCGTGCTCGTGACGACTCTTACGAAAAAGATGTCGGAAGATTTAACCGACTACTACGAAGAGATCGGATTGAAGGTCGCGTATCTTCATTCGGAGGTGGAAACCTTGGATCGTGTCGCGATCATCCGCGATTTGAGAAAGGGAATCTACGACGTTTTGATCGGGATCAATCTTTTGCGGGAAGGTCTTGATATTCCGGAGGTTTCTTTGGTCGCGATCCTCGACGCGGACAAAGAAGGGTTTTTAAGAAATTATAAATCTCTCATACAGACGATAGGCCGCGCGGCTCGTAACGTAAACGGAACCGCGATTCTTTACGCGGATAAGACGACCGATTCCATGACCAAGGCCATCGACGAAACGATGCGCCGTAGAAAGATTCAGGAAGAACACAACCTGAAATTCGGAATCACTCCTCTTACGATCAAAAAGGAAGTCGCCGATATCATCGAAAGAGAGGAAAAGGAACAGACTTCGGAGGATCTGATCCTCGAAGACGTGGAAAAGAAATTCAATTCCAAGAAGTTCCCGAACAAGGAAGAATTGAAGGACAAACTCCGCGAAGAAATGCTCAAAGCCGCCAAAGATCTCGATTTTGAAAGGGCCGCCATCCTTCGGGATAAAATGATGTCGATCCAAACGGGCGACGCGTCGGCCGAAAACTAA
- a CDS encoding ATP-binding protein codes for MSFHLSREEIEKQIQSMLSQGLTGTVNDFFAWIRMETLRKFKDEPDVENSIVADILENFVESGFVKRSKFNAKEFHIHPDQIQGKKFPAKDSYVLLGKIAYQPMQYVRSRLEFFLKSQGTPEEIVIDLCIGALEAVENAVKYGDGTEVEVEYSIDRNQTLFIKIVNNLKELNLEQDIERGKFSSTATLMRGMMVMQKLFDELDLEILEDRKQAQFNAKKKLS; via the coding sequence ATGAGCTTCCACCTCTCCAGAGAAGAAATCGAAAAGCAGATTCAGTCGATGCTTTCTCAGGGGTTGACCGGAACGGTGAACGATTTTTTCGCTTGGATTCGTATGGAAACTCTCCGCAAGTTCAAGGACGAACCCGACGTCGAGAATTCGATTGTAGCGGACATTCTGGAAAACTTCGTCGAGTCCGGTTTTGTAAAACGAAGCAAGTTCAACGCGAAAGAATTTCACATTCATCCCGATCAAATCCAAGGAAAAAAATTTCCGGCTAAGGACAGTTATGTTCTGCTCGGCAAGATCGCGTATCAACCGATGCAGTATGTCCGCAGTCGTCTCGAATTTTTTCTGAAAAGTCAGGGAACTCCCGAAGAGATCGTGATCGATCTTTGTATCGGCGCTCTCGAAGCCGTGGAAAACGCGGTGAAATACGGGGACGGAACCGAGGTCGAAGTCGAATATTCCATCGATCGCAATCAGACTCTTTTTATCAAAATCGTAAACAATCTCAAGGAACTGAATCTGGAACAGGATATCGAGAGGGGAAAATTCTCCTCCACAGCCACGCTGATGCGCGGTATGATGGTCATGCAGAAACTTTTTGACGAACTCGATCTTGAAATTCTCGAAGATAGAAAACAGGCTCAGTTCAACGCCAAGAAAAAACTGTCTTAG
- a CDS encoding tRNA (cytidine(34)-2'-O)-methyltransferase yields MSLHIGLYRPEIPPNTGNIARLCVALGAELHIVGQASFDLSEKAARRAGLDYWDKVKISLHSSLEDYKAVLPEGTDLYLVSIHGKRSYTGVQYKEGDAFLFGNETSGVPAEMKISWNEEKILKIPMEDSSRCLNLSNSVAVISYEAMRQIRSW; encoded by the coding sequence ATGTCTTTGCATATAGGACTCTACAGACCCGAGATTCCTCCGAACACCGGAAACATCGCGCGGCTTTGTGTGGCTCTGGGAGCGGAGCTTCACATCGTAGGACAAGCGTCATTCGATCTTTCGGAAAAGGCCGCACGCAGAGCGGGATTGGATTATTGGGATAAGGTTAAAATTTCACTTCATTCTTCTTTAGAAGATTATAAAGCGGTTCTTCCCGAAGGAACGGATCTGTATTTGGTTTCGATTCACGGCAAACGTTCTTATACCGGCGTGCAATACAAGGAAGGAGACGCTTTTTTGTTCGGAAATGAAACATCGGGAGTTCCAGCGGAAATGAAAATTTCGTGGAATGAGGAAAAGATATTAAAAATTCCGATGGAAGATTCTTCCCGTTGTTTGAATTTGAGCAATTCAGTCGCCGTGATTTCTTACGAAGCGATGCGCCAAATCAGGTCCTGGTAA
- a CDS encoding S1 RNA-binding domain-containing protein: MKESEKELFEKMLDASFKKKKAMEAGTRVTAIVNSAKKDFVFVTTKEAKTPGIISSDEFVEAGLPNPGDEIEAYFLKEDHGDIHFTTCLSGDSLNKDLLEIAKKAEIPVLGQFISEGESGAEVKIGEFTAFCPFSQIDPELKKSGLAGKRLKFLIQDIGSRGKLIVSQKKISDKTKEAKLGVLKQELKEGMFVTCKVKTIQNFGLIVEMDGGLSALIPISEATFKKNPELDKEFQVGQTLRARVLRIDWENQKFALTVKDFLKDPWAQTVPFKEGDIVKGTIDSLKPFGLFVKLDDHFNGLVPGRETGIPNRVPLNQSFKTGDVIDVFIMEVNPERKQISLSIQKAKEIQERMDYSSYLSSDTSGSTSSFGAILQNSLNKNKKK; the protein is encoded by the coding sequence ATGAAAGAATCGGAAAAAGAACTCTTCGAGAAAATGTTGGATGCTTCCTTTAAAAAGAAAAAAGCGATGGAAGCGGGAACCAGAGTCACTGCGATCGTAAACTCCGCTAAAAAGGATTTCGTTTTCGTTACGACTAAGGAAGCAAAAACTCCGGGCATCATTTCTTCGGACGAATTTGTCGAAGCCGGTCTTCCCAATCCCGGCGACGAGATCGAAGCGTATTTTCTCAAGGAAGATCACGGAGACATTCACTTTACGACTTGTTTGAGCGGAGATTCCCTAAACAAAGATCTATTAGAAATCGCTAAAAAAGCGGAGATCCCCGTTCTCGGTCAGTTTATCAGCGAAGGAGAATCCGGAGCCGAAGTGAAGATCGGAGAATTTACCGCGTTTTGTCCATTCTCTCAAATCGATCCCGAACTTAAAAAATCGGGTCTCGCGGGAAAACGTCTTAAGTTTCTCATCCAAGACATCGGAAGCAGAGGAAAACTCATCGTTTCCCAAAAGAAAATTTCGGACAAAACGAAGGAAGCGAAACTCGGAGTTCTCAAACAAGAACTCAAAGAAGGAATGTTCGTTACCTGCAAGGTCAAAACGATTCAGAACTTCGGTTTAATCGTGGAAATGGACGGCGGCCTTTCCGCTCTCATTCCGATCAGCGAAGCGACTTTCAAAAAGAATCCCGAGCTCGACAAGGAATTTCAAGTCGGTCAAACTCTTCGCGCGAGAGTTCTTCGTATCGATTGGGAAAATCAGAAGTTCGCATTAACGGTTAAGGATTTTCTAAAGGATCCTTGGGCGCAGACGGTTCCGTTTAAGGAAGGAGACATCGTTAAGGGAACGATCGATTCCTTAAAACCGTTCGGTCTTTTCGTAAAGTTAGACGATCATTTCAACGGTCTTGTTCCCGGAAGAGAAACCGGAATTCCGAATCGAGTTCCTCTCAATCAGAGTTTTAAAACGGGCGACGTAATTGACGTTTTTATAATGGAAGTGAATCCGGAAAGAAAACAGATTTCTCTTTCGATTCAAAAAGCGAAAGAGATTCAAGAGAGAATGGACTACAGCAGTTACTTGAGTTCCGATACGAGCGGTTCCACGAGTTCTTTCGGAGCGATCCTTCAGAATTCCTTAAACAAGAACAAGAAAAAATGA
- a CDS encoding glycosyltransferase family 2 protein — MRLPLSVCIITLNEEDNLERCLKPLDFVSEIIVVDSGSKDKTVEIAKKYKAKVHKRKFDDYVSQKNFALSLVKNEWVLTLDADEEVSPDLKTEILSLFQNGLPSADGYSTPRLTWYLGKWIRHGGWYPNRRIRLFHRSKGKFGGGLVHETIQLQGICNKLNSPVYHYSYKNIGDHIRYINAYSELGAQEKFRAGKTSGLFHAFMEGFYKAFWMYFIRFGFLDGKQGFVLAVFGFYYNFLKYIKLYELNSKDKKHR, encoded by the coding sequence ATGCGACTTCCCCTCTCCGTTTGTATCATAACACTCAACGAAGAAGACAATTTAGAACGTTGTCTGAAACCTTTGGACTTCGTTTCCGAAATCATCGTGGTCGACTCCGGTTCGAAGGATAAAACCGTAGAGATCGCCAAAAAATACAAAGCAAAAGTTCACAAAAGAAAGTTCGACGACTACGTAAGCCAAAAGAACTTCGCGCTTTCCTTGGTGAAAAACGAATGGGTTCTTACGCTCGATGCCGACGAGGAAGTTTCACCCGATTTAAAAACGGAAATTCTTTCCCTTTTTCAAAACGGACTTCCGAGCGCGGACGGATATTCCACTCCCCGCTTGACTTGGTATTTGGGAAAATGGATTCGTCACGGAGGTTGGTATCCCAATCGACGCATCCGTCTTTTTCACCGTTCCAAAGGAAAGTTCGGCGGCGGGCTCGTTCACGAAACGATCCAGCTTCAAGGTATATGCAATAAGCTGAATTCTCCCGTTTATCATTATTCTTATAAGAACATAGGAGATCACATCCGTTATATCAACGCCTATTCCGAGTTAGGCGCCCAGGAAAAATTCCGCGCCGGCAAAACGAGCGGACTTTTCCACGCGTTTATGGAAGGTTTTTACAAAGCGTTTTGGATGTATTTTATCCGTTTCGGATTTTTGGACGGCAAACAGGGATTCGTTTTGGCGGTGTTCGGGTTCTATTATAATTTTCTAAAGTATATCAAGTTGTACGAGTTGAATTCGAAAGATAAAAAACACCGTTGA
- the aroE gene encoding shikimate dehydrogenase: MKNETKLSSQTFGITGFPLSHSLSPLIHNSLYKDKGIDAEYLVFETPELNAEKIRELRNSGVLGLSVTIPHKEKAFSLADRSDEASRIMKASNTLLIGTGSINAYNTDGEGAYRSILEWSPTSFNKGKTVILGSGGSARGIAYSLAASGKIRELILCSRNETTGREICSLISENSNVITKHVSPDSLFEIREEISLVIHTTPLGMKGQSPGPFLTEEFFNPNTTLFDIVYNPLETPLVKAARKKGSTIIPGSEMLLYQAMKQFELFTGVSPNAEDIIKTRERLSQALANR, encoded by the coding sequence TTGAAAAACGAAACAAAACTGTCCTCTCAAACTTTTGGTATCACGGGATTTCCCCTTTCTCATTCTCTTTCGCCTCTCATACACAATTCGCTCTATAAGGACAAAGGTATAGACGCGGAGTATCTCGTGTTCGAAACGCCGGAACTGAACGCGGAAAAAATTAGGGAGTTACGAAATTCGGGAGTTCTCGGTCTTTCGGTGACCATTCCTCACAAGGAAAAAGCGTTTTCCCTCGCCGACCGATCCGACGAAGCCTCGAGAATCATGAAAGCCTCGAACACACTTTTGATCGGGACCGGCTCGATTAACGCGTATAATACGGACGGAGAAGGAGCCTATCGATCCATCTTAGAATGGTCTCCGACGTCGTTTAACAAAGGAAAAACCGTCATTCTCGGAAGCGGCGGAAGCGCGAGAGGAATCGCATACAGCCTTGCGGCCTCGGGAAAAATCCGCGAACTGATTCTCTGTTCCAGAAACGAAACCACCGGACGGGAAATCTGTTCCTTGATCTCGGAAAACTCGAACGTAATTACGAAACACGTAAGTCCCGATTCTCTTTTTGAAATCCGGGAAGAAATCTCCTTAGTCATCCACACGACTCCGCTCGGAATGAAAGGACAATCGCCGGGTCCGTTTTTAACGGAAGAATTTTTTAATCCGAACACGACCCTTTTCGATATCGTCTACAACCCGTTGGAAACCCCTCTCGTAAAGGCCGCGCGGAAAAAAGGAAGTACGATCATCCCCGGATCGGAAATGCTTTTGTATCAGGCGATGAAACAGTTCGAACTATTCACCGGTGTTTCGCCTAACGCGGAAGATATAATCAAAACGAGAGAACGTTTGTCACAAGCATTAGCCAATCGATGA